A part of Desulfomicrobium baculatum DSM 4028 genomic DNA contains:
- the lptF gene encoding LPS export ABC transporter permease LptF, producing the protein MIRVPLLQRELFKEMGIVASISLGGFLSLILLGRLLQLRDLFMGQGVTFFDLVKLFTYLSPFFLIMLIPVSCMLGVFLTFLRMGADRELISLRAGGVSLWPLLPAPLLLCLLCSALTVWISLSGISWGMDNFRNTVVELARNKTSVNVQPGVFNTSFPGLTVYARQSDPGSGALLDVFVLDSSRSKTRATIVAPLGRIESDSERGQVFVRLEDGHVYREQGGELSVISFESYILSLDMTRLLGGFELKDKAPKEMSWDDLRTLKGDGFEDRSVNFQRRVDIELHKRFSLPAACIVLGFFALPLAFFFQGMKRQFGLIACLGTFFLYYVFLSGGMALAEGGIIAPALALWLPNVVFMLAAGIGMWLVAAEKEVNFQVLRSWMLRTVGMKGADA; encoded by the coding sequence GTGATTCGAGTGCCTCTCCTGCAGCGGGAACTCTTCAAGGAGATGGGGATTGTTGCCTCCATCAGTCTGGGAGGGTTTCTCAGTCTCATCCTGCTTGGTCGCCTGCTGCAATTGCGCGACCTGTTCATGGGCCAGGGCGTGACTTTTTTCGATCTGGTCAAGCTCTTTACCTATTTGAGCCCTTTTTTCCTGATCATGCTCATTCCGGTTTCGTGCATGCTCGGGGTTTTTTTGACTTTTCTGCGTATGGGGGCTGATCGGGAGCTTATTTCATTGCGTGCCGGCGGGGTCAGTCTCTGGCCTCTGCTGCCTGCGCCCCTGCTCCTGTGCCTGCTGTGTTCGGCGTTGACGGTATGGATTTCCCTCTCCGGCATATCCTGGGGCATGGACAATTTTCGCAATACGGTCGTGGAGTTGGCTCGGAACAAGACTTCCGTCAACGTGCAGCCCGGAGTTTTCAACACCTCCTTTCCGGGCCTGACCGTGTATGCCCGCCAGTCGGATCCGGGCAGCGGTGCGTTGCTGGACGTCTTCGTGCTCGACAGTTCACGGTCCAAGACTCGGGCTACCATTGTTGCTCCACTTGGCCGGATCGAGTCCGACTCGGAGCGTGGCCAGGTTTTTGTGCGGCTGGAGGACGGACACGTCTACCGCGAACAGGGCGGCGAGCTCAGTGTCATAAGCTTTGAGAGTTACATTCTTTCCTTGGACATGACCCGGCTTTTGGGCGGGTTTGAACTGAAGGACAAGGCTCCCAAGGAGATGTCCTGGGATGACCTGCGGACTCTCAAAGGCGATGGATTCGAGGACAGGAGCGTCAATTTTCAGCGCCGGGTGGACATCGAACTGCACAAGCGCTTTTCCTTGCCTGCGGCCTGTATCGTGCTTGGATTTTTCGCCCTGCCGCTGGCCTTTTTCTTCCAGGGCATGAAGCGTCAGTTCGGCTTGATCGCCTGCCTGGGCACCTTTTTTCTTTATTACGTGTTCCTTTCCGGGGGCATGGCCCTTGCGGAAGGCGGCATCATTGCTCCGGCTCTGGCCTTGTGGCTGCCCAATGTCGTTTTCATGCTGGCTGCGGGAATCGGCATGTGGCTGGTCGCGGCGGAAAAGGAGGTCAATTTTCAGGTGCTCCGGTCCTGGATGCTGCGAACCGTGGGCATGAAGGGGGCCGACGCATGA
- a CDS encoding DNA internalization-related competence protein ComEC/Rec2, which produces MHQTRIKDPIPPLPWQLGVLGYLGGLLAWVHALPVVILCALTALALVRRGRTLAFMVLCFGLGLVAGRPETQEGLPGWNAQTRIRAVVDEVRTYPGRRIGVFARDVVALDTNATLPGRLLWTWTDPPFVPEIGREFEADLRIRVLRSRANFGLSSTEEYWSRKDVRHRAYSRGDVPVIWGEGRTCLRSGLLELAGTLVPDTPGGAAVRALLFGDRFLLEPGFMDRIRRAGLSHSLALSGLHLALVASFGLGLARVSSRLYPRLLLVLPRRKLAVILALPPVITYLWLGDFSPSLLRAFLMLAAVAAHLFIGSRSHPQDSLFVAMAVLVVSDPGSVHDLSLQLSVLAVGGLVLFMPAVAALLAPLRERGALWRPVHGLLTLLAVTCCANLFILPIQILYFSEVTAHLWLNLLWLPVLSLAVLPLSFLGLAASLCCPFLAEGCFIAAAWCVDALDRFLVLLDGAGRLAATPVLRPAGVQVAGYAVVLVAGSVLLTAKRPRTRELFCLGVGLVLLAAPSMWQEVRPWRDEVEMTVLDTGMSQAVYVRGRTGRTVLVDGGGGWSVDYDLGRAVVGPALTWMHPPRLDGVLLSHMHADHLRGLFYILDAFDVGWFGWSGLVDSSNDSGRLVARLEQDPWPVRALRAGDTVVIEPGLRLEVLHPAASEKGISDNDTSLMLRLVWRGRGLALLPGDLEKRALAQVMNGNATLAAEVLVLPHHGSKSSLLPRFYNMVGAAWAVATCGPGNRFGFPHPSVVGACERAGLTVLTTAEHGALTFCWRGEDAARVESARCGPQGRD; this is translated from the coding sequence GTGCACCAAACGCGCATCAAAGACCCCATCCCCCCTCTTCCCTGGCAACTGGGCGTACTGGGTTACCTCGGCGGCCTTCTTGCCTGGGTCCATGCTCTTCCCGTCGTTATCCTCTGCGCATTGACCGCGCTGGCATTGGTTCGTCGCGGCCGGACCCTCGCGTTCATGGTGCTGTGTTTCGGGCTGGGGCTGGTTGCGGGCAGGCCCGAGACGCAGGAGGGTCTGCCCGGCTGGAACGCGCAGACTCGAATCCGGGCCGTCGTGGATGAGGTGCGCACCTACCCGGGGCGCAGGATCGGTGTTTTTGCCCGCGATGTGGTCGCGCTGGACACAAACGCGACCTTGCCGGGCCGACTGCTCTGGACCTGGACCGACCCTCCTTTCGTGCCGGAGATCGGCCGGGAGTTCGAGGCGGACCTGCGCATCCGCGTACTGCGCTCAAGGGCCAATTTCGGTCTTTCCTCCACCGAGGAATACTGGAGCCGAAAGGACGTTCGGCACCGGGCGTATTCCCGTGGCGATGTCCCCGTGATCTGGGGCGAAGGCAGGACCTGTCTTCGTTCCGGACTCCTGGAGCTGGCGGGGACGCTGGTTCCGGATACGCCGGGCGGCGCGGCAGTCAGGGCGCTCCTTTTCGGGGACAGATTCCTGCTTGAGCCCGGTTTCATGGATCGCATCCGCCGGGCCGGACTGTCCCACAGTCTGGCCCTGTCAGGGCTGCATCTGGCGCTGGTCGCAAGCTTCGGTTTGGGTCTGGCCAGGGTGTCGAGCCGACTTTACCCCCGGCTACTTCTGGTCCTGCCTCGCCGGAAATTGGCCGTTATCCTGGCTTTGCCGCCGGTCATCACCTATCTTTGGCTCGGCGATTTTTCCCCGTCGCTGCTGCGCGCCTTTCTCATGCTTGCCGCCGTGGCCGCTCATCTCTTCATCGGATCACGGTCGCATCCGCAGGATTCTCTTTTTGTTGCCATGGCCGTGCTGGTCGTTTCCGACCCGGGCTCGGTCCACGATCTGAGCTTGCAGCTTTCCGTGCTGGCTGTCGGCGGGCTTGTTCTTTTCATGCCTGCCGTTGCGGCCCTGCTTGCCCCCTTGCGTGAACGGGGCGCCCTTTGGCGGCCCGTCCACGGGCTGCTGACGCTTCTGGCGGTGACATGCTGCGCCAACCTATTCATTCTGCCGATCCAGATTCTCTATTTTTCCGAGGTGACCGCACATCTCTGGCTCAATCTCCTCTGGTTGCCGGTGCTCAGTCTGGCCGTGTTGCCCCTGTCCTTTCTGGGGCTTGCGGCGTCGCTCTGCTGCCCGTTTTTGGCCGAGGGATGTTTTATCGCGGCCGCCTGGTGCGTGGACGCCTTGGACCGATTCCTGGTGCTGCTCGATGGCGCGGGGCGCCTTGCTGCAACGCCCGTGCTGCGTCCTGCGGGAGTGCAGGTGGCCGGGTACGCAGTTGTGCTGGTGGCGGGAAGCGTGCTCCTGACTGCTAAACGCCCCCGGACCAGAGAGCTTTTTTGTCTGGGGGTGGGCTTGGTTCTGCTGGCCGCTCCGTCCATGTGGCAGGAGGTTCGGCCGTGGCGAGACGAGGTCGAAATGACGGTGCTGGACACGGGCATGAGCCAGGCGGTCTATGTACGCGGCAGAACCGGGCGGACGGTGCTTGTGGATGGCGGGGGAGGCTGGAGCGTCGACTATGACCTGGGGCGCGCCGTGGTTGGGCCAGCCCTGACCTGGATGCATCCGCCAAGGTTGGACGGAGTGCTTTTGTCCCACATGCATGCCGATCACCTGCGGGGGCTTTTCTACATTCTGGATGCGTTTGATGTGGGCTGGTTCGGATGGAGCGGGCTAGTGGACAGCTCGAATGATTCAGGGCGGTTGGTCGCCAGGCTGGAGCAAGATCCATGGCCTGTGCGAGCGCTGCGCGCCGGAGACACTGTTGTCATTGAGCCTGGCCTGCGGCTTGAGGTGCTTCATCCCGCCGCGAGCGAGAAGGGCATCTCCGACAACGATACGTCCCTGATGCTGCGCCTGGTGTGGCGGGGACGCGGTCTGGCCCTGTTGCCAGGCGATCTGGAAAAACGGGCTCTCGCGCAGGTCATGAATGGGAATGCCACGCTGGCAGCCGAGGTGCTGGTACTTCCGCATCACGGCTCCAAGTCGAGCCTGCTGCCGCGTTTCTACAACATGGTGGGGGCGGCATGGGCCGTGGCTACCTGTGGGCCGGGCAACCGTTTCGGTTTTCCCCACCCTTCCGTGGTCGGTGCCTGCGAGAGGGCGGGCCTTACGGTTTTGACCACCGCCGAGCACGGCGCACTCACATTTTGCTGGCGGGGGGAGGATGCGGCCCGCGTCGAGAGTGCACGTTGCGGGCCGCAGGGCAGGGATTGA
- a CDS encoding response regulator has protein sequence MEEFSVLLVDDEEDFLRTIIKRLAKRGLKAQGASRGEQALAMLAEEPRDVVVLDVKMPGMDGLEVLKRIKTNWPSTEVIMLTGHASIDAAMEGMNCGAFDYLMKPADLEDLLYKLEDAYRKKCVTKSRQTPSPMNGEPA, from the coding sequence ATGGAAGAATTTTCAGTACTGTTAGTGGATGACGAGGAAGACTTCCTGCGCACCATCATCAAAAGGCTGGCCAAGCGCGGCCTGAAGGCCCAAGGCGCGTCGAGAGGCGAGCAGGCGCTGGCCATGCTGGCGGAGGAACCTCGCGACGTGGTTGTCCTTGACGTGAAAATGCCGGGCATGGACGGGCTGGAAGTTTTGAAGAGGATCAAGACCAATTGGCCGAGTACCGAGGTCATCATGCTCACCGGCCACGCCAGCATCGACGCGGCCATGGAGGGGATGAATTGCGGTGCCTTCGACTACCTGATGAAACCTGCGGATCTGGAAGACCTGCTCTACAAGCTTGAAGACGCGTATCGCAAGAAATGCGTCACCAAAAGCCGTCAGACCCCCTCCCCCATGAATGGCGAACCGGCGTAA